The DNA window GTTTGAGCTGGACAGCGGCCACTTGCTGGAATCAAAGTGCTTGCTGCGCTTTATGTAGTTAAAGGGGGCAATCTGCATGTCGCCGAAGAGGGGCACCACTTCCAGGTTCTTAAAGATGCGATCGATGCGATCCAGCCGAATTTTCTTCTTTTGGTCGAGTTTGTTGATATTGCACGCATCGCTGTCCATGAGGAACAGACCAAAGCCCATAACCTTCACCAGCATGTGCTTCTCCTCAGGGGTCAAGTACATCTTTGTCTCGAACATGTGTACGCAAATGTTGACCACATCAGAGAGCAGATCCTCGTAGCCCACGATCTTCTCCAGCGTGTCCTTGACTGTGTCGCGAATCTTGTTCTGCGTGGCCAGGAACATGGACAGATTCTGCGACTCCTGCAAGGTGTGCGAGTCCGACATCACTTTGAGGAACTGCGCAGCTCGCCTGTACGTGGAGTAATCGTTCTTCACGCTGGACTTCATGTTCTTCAGCTCGTCCAGCACGGCGAACATGTTGATGAACTTGCCCAGCGTCAGCAAGTACGCCTCGGACACGAAGTCCTTGCGCTTCTCGGCGTGGCACAAGCGCTTCACCTCGCCGGAGAAGGCCTCAATGGCCTTGCGTTGAAAGTACATGAAGTTGAGCAGCTTGTTCACCTCCGGGGCCAGCACCTCGACAGTCTTCTCGTAGATCTCTACACGATTCGGCTGCTCATTGGACTTGGGCTGCGGAATGGCGCGCGAGCAGCAGCGCCAGGTGTAGAGCATTACGGCGTGCTTCTGCCCCTCGTCCAGGAGCACATTCTGCGGGCGGAGAGAAGGGGTTCAGGGCTGTGAGTAATGCTACCGATAAACCGGATGCGCTAACTTACCAAGTTGGCATGGGTGGTGGCTTCCTCGATGTACTTGGCGATACCAGTCACAAATCCATTGCGATCCTCGAAATTCGTATCGAAGTTTGCCTTGTAGATAATCGAGCAGGGCTGCGCCTCGATGCAGGGCTGCTCGTCCGGCAGGGATAGCTCGTCCAACACCTCCACGTTGGACAGCGCGTCGGCTAGCGTAATCTTCTCCGTCATGCTGGGCTGCTTATCATGCTCCAGCAGCGCGAAATGGTTAAATTCTAACAAGGCGGGGCCCCAATCCAATCGACACAAATTTTTTTCGCCACAAATACAACACGACTTTGACCATTCGCCTGGGTGCGTGGACACGTGGCCATATTTAGCACATTTCTGCTGTCGGTTGGAGTCTACGATGTGCTTATGCTTATATGGCTGCGCACCGCTAATTTCTTTCTTGCTCTTATAGCAAGATAATCGATAAATACGGCGCACATCACATCACTAGCGTCtgtcgtttcgtttcgtttaaGCGAAATCATATTCTCCTATTTTAAATAGCATTTTCCGTTGAGAGTATCCTTCAATTCTGCAAGATGTCGATGTTTTGGGGTAAGTCGAACTGATCTCACTTGCCCCCTCCGGGCTGGCTGTGCTCGCGATCTGTTGGCTGCTCCGACCGCGCTTTTATTGCCACCACGTGCTTGCCGCTCGATTTGCCGGCAGCGTGGAGCGGCGCCATTTGCACGCCGAGGTAAAGTAAACCATGTTTTTGACCAACTGTGTCCTCTTCTAGGTTTGAACATGAAGCCTGAGCGCAAATACTCGCAGACGATCATCAAGTCGTTCCACATCTCGGGCGTGGCACTCGACAAGGGCCAGGAGGCGAAGTTGTACCTCGCTGCCGAGAAGCAAGAGTACATCGTGGCCACCGTGACCAAGGCCATTCCTCAGGTGGCGCTCGACCTGAACTTTAGCAAGGGCGATCGCATTATGTTCTACACCGCCGGTATGATTTTTTATGTCCACTATGTTCGCGCGTTTATCCGTTTCTGACGCTTTCATTCGTTTCACAGGCGACGCCAGCGTTTCTCTGTTGGGCTACTTGCACGACATTGATTCCGAAGATGATGAGGATGACGACGAATTGACGATCGAGAAGTTGATAAAGGGCAAGAATAGCCAAAAGTCTGAAGATGATGAGGATGAGAGCGGCGAGGAAGAGGAGGAAAGTGATGAAGATAGCCAGATAATCGGGGAATACGAGTCCTTCCTCGAAAATGGTGAGGAGGAAGATGACGACGATGAGGATAACGAGGAGAGTGGCGAGGAGGATGAAGAGGACAGCGACGACTCCGAAGCTGAAGAGGAACAGCCAAAGGCCAAGGTTGCCAAGCTCTCTCCTGGCGCCAGCGGCAAGAAATCTGCCAAGGAGCAGAACGGTGTGGCCAAGAAGGAGGAGgccaagcagcagcaaaagaagAAGGAGAAGCCAGAGGCCAAGAAGGAGCAACCCAAGGCCAAGGAGCCAGCCAAGCAGCAACGAGCTTCTAAGGAGCCGCGTACAATCACCGGAGGCGTGAAGATTGTGGATCAGGTCGTCGGCAAAGGCGAAGAAGCCAAGCAGGGCAAACGCGTATCCGTTTACTACATCGGCCGCCTGCAGTCGAACAACAAGACCTTCGACAGCCTGCTCAAGGGAAAACCATTTAACTTCTGCCTCGGTGGCGGCGAGGTCATCAAGGGCTGGGACGTGGGAGTCGCCGGCATGAAGGTGGGCGGCAAGCGAGTCATTACCTGTCCCCCGCACATGGCGTACGGCGCACGGGGAGCTGCACCGAAGATCGGCCCGAACTCCACTCTCGTCTTCGAAGTGGAACTGAAAGCTGTGCATTAGTGCACCAAATTAACATCATATAGACTCGTAATCCTAAGTAAGTATCCTATCCGCGTCGTACAACttgataaaaatgttaaataaactCTGTTTTCCCGCTGTTCATAAATCAACAGTTTTGTAACAATCGCATTTATTTTGGTATGGTCTATGTGTTTTTTTCGGGTGAACCTACATCCAGCAGGGGCTCAGACTGGAGTTTCCAGTGCTCGAGTACGTAAGGCAGCCGTTCGCTGGGATCTGTGCTCCAGTGGTGCAGACGGCACTTGAGCCGCGCCTGTTCCAGCTTGTTTATGGTCACGGTGCAGTAGAAGTCCTTGTTCTCCTTCTTCATGTCGGGTCCCTCGATGCGCTCCTTGGGCAGGGTGATGCACTCCTCGCGACAATGAAACCCAGTCTTGCGCAGCGAGGCCTTGATGTGCCAGGGCTCGAGCACCCATGGCTCATCCTTGTTCATGACCACCGCCAGCACAATGGACTCCAGCATGTTGACCGTGCGCTGGGCGTAGGCGGAGCTGTGTTTAACAGCCGATTTTTCAGCCTCTGTCTTGGCGTACTTGGCCACATTCTCCGGCGTATTGTACGCGGCCAAACCCGGCAGCAGGAGCTTATTGTAGACAAAGTTCGGCTTCATTGACACCACGTCGCCCTTGTCGCCAACGCCCTCGACGAAGGTCTTCAGCACCACCTCGATGTTGGGCCGCTTCTTGACCAGCGTGTCCTCCACGAGCTCGTAGATGAAGTTCTTGGCCCTCATCTGCCGGGGTTTCTCGTTGGTTTTGTGCAGCGGCGGGTCATATTTTCGCTTCAGCACGAACGTGGTCTGGAAGCGATCTGGTGATGAATGGGGATCGCTTCCTTAATCCAGGAGAGAACTTACCCGCACTTGCTGCTGCAGGCTGGTGGCCgatttaagtaaatttaacGGCGTTACGTAGATGTTCTTCAACATTTTTACCACCAATACGTCTGCGTTGCCAGACTACTCAGCTAGTTTGCAGTGTTGCCAGATACATATGATTCGTGCTGTACATTTGTTAGTGACtttgattttaatatattttttttaattttatgtttttaaatttagttattttattgtaacattattaattttttttttgataaactatattataataaatcaaaataacttgAGCAATATaccttttaattgaattacaaAATGTACGTTAGAAAGTATTATGAAtgtcaaatttaatttaatagttccattacaaaataaaaactttactAAGTCACATGACATGAACGCGCCCATCAACAAGCAGTATGCGCACACGCTTTAAAGCAATTTTTAAACGGAAGCCGTTAGTcgaatttatttacaaaaggACATTTTACAATCAGGACTCAATAGTGTTTTGTATCCAATCAACGTACTTCCCCACCAGCGTGTAAACTCCTGGCCAACCGGCCAGACCGCACGGAGTCGGTCCAAAGGACACGACGCCGGCCAGGAAGTAGTAGGTGTTCACCTTGTTGGTGTCCAAGCCGATGAGCGGTCCCCCGGAGTCACCGCGACAGGAGTCGACGCCTTCCTTGCCGCCGGCACACATCTGTGTGTCCTCGAGGAGAATGTCCTGGCTGCTGTAGACGTTCTTGCACTCATCCATACGGAAACCCTCCACGGCTGCCTTAAGCTTGAGGTTGCTGGCCGACAGCTGCTCCGTTTTGCCCCAGCCGGCCACGTCCATGGTGATGCCGTCGAAGGTGGCCGACCGCAGATTTACGTCCAGGGGCAGGCAAATGGGACGCACAAAGTCGGTGTACTCTACCTGCTGGGCCAGACGCAGCAGGGCTATGTCGTTGACCTGGTTCTTGGAGTCCGGTATATAGTCGGGATGGGGTATAGTGCGCTCCACGGGCACGTCCAGATGCGGTGGCGCGCAGTCCTTCATGCCGCGCACATCCACTTCGCAATCGGGATTAGTGTTGGTATCCCATTCGCCCAAACGAACACCGGACAACCGCCAGTCGGTGGGCAGCGCCTTTCCATTGACGCAATGCGAGGCTGTGATCACATATCTCGTGCTGATCAAGGAGCCCCCGCAATGGTGACCCTTCTTACCCTGGCCTGCATTTAGGGATTAACCAGTGGATAAGTGCGTTCAGACTGAAGACGATGCCCCTCTACTTACTTTTGGTGTATTCAATTAGAGCCATCCAGGGGAACTCGTCGATCTTGGTCTTCATTCCGCCGTAAATGCGATTGGACAGGATGTTGCCGCATTGTCCTGGCAGCGGCAGAAGGCTGTTGCTGGTTACATTGGGCTTGGGCGGCGGGGGCGTCTCCGATGAGCTCTCCCTGTAGCGGTCCGGACAGCAGATGAGCACCTTGCCGTTCGTATAGCCGCACTGGCTGCGACTCAGGTAAAGCCGGTCTGTGTCCCGGAGCGGGGTGGTGGTCAGCAGGCCGTATAGGTACTTGCAGTCCTCCAGATGGATGCACAGCGCCCGCTCCCGATTTGGCGTTATGCAGCGCCCATAGTTGGGCACCTGGGCCGCCTCGTTGGGGAAGTAGAACTCTGTAAATCCAGACTTTAGGTTCAGAGAGCTTACCAATATTGTGAATACATAAATTAGGTCATTAGCTATGGAAGTACGGAAACAGGTTTCCAGCGACTTGTGAAGGCCCGcgccaaaaaaacaaatacgTTAAGCTAGTCATGTCCA is part of the Drosophila sechellia strain sech25 chromosome 3R, ASM438219v1, whole genome shotgun sequence genome and encodes:
- the LOC6606278 gene encoding 39 kDa FK506-binding nuclear protein, with the translated sequence MSMFWGLNMKPERKYSQTIIKSFHISGVALDKGQEAKLYLAAEKQEYIVATVTKAIPQVALDLNFSKGDRIMFYTAGDASVSLLGYLHDIDSEDDEDDDELTIEKLIKGKNSQKSEDDEDESGEEEEESDEDSQIIGEYESFLENGEEEDDDDEDNEESGEEDEEDSDDSEAEEEQPKAKVAKLSPGASGKKSAKEQNGVAKKEEAKQQQKKKEKPEAKKEQPKAKEPAKQQRASKEPRTITGGVKIVDQVVGKGEEAKQGKRVSVYYIGRLQSNNKTFDSLLKGKPFNFCLGGGEVIKGWDVGVAGMKVGGKRVITCPPHMAYGARGAAPKIGPNSTLVFEVELKAVH
- the LOC6606280 gene encoding serine protease easter; its protein translation is MLKPSIICLFLGILAKSSAGQFYFPNEAAQVPNYGRCITPNRERALCIHLEDCKYLYGLLTTTPLRDTDRLYLSRSQCGYTNGKVLICCPDRYRESSSETPPPPKPNVTSNSLLPLPGQCGNILSNRIYGGMKTKIDEFPWMALIEYTKSQGKKGHHCGGSLISTRYVITASHCVNGKALPTDWRLSGVRLGEWDTNTNPDCEVDVRGMKDCAPPHLDVPVERTIPHPDYIPDSKNQVNDIALLRLAQQVEYTDFVRPICLPLDVNLRSATFDGITMDVAGWGKTEQLSASNLKLKAAVEGFRMDECKNVYSSQDILLEDTQMCAGGKEGVDSCRGDSGGPLIGLDTNKVNTYYFLAGVVSFGPTPCGLAGWPGVYTLVGKYVDWIQNTIES
- the LOC6606279 gene encoding 39S ribosomal protein L9, mitochondrial, whose protein sequence is MLKNIYVTPLNLLKSATSLQQQVRTTFVLKRKYDPPLHKTNEKPRQMRAKNFIYELVEDTLVKKRPNIEVVLKTFVEGVGDKGDVVSMKPNFVYNKLLLPGLAAYNTPENVAKYAKTEAEKSAVKHSSAYAQRTVNMLESIVLAVVMNKDEPWVLEPWHIKASLRKTGFHCREECITLPKERIEGPDMKKENKDFYCTVTINKLEQARLKCRLHHWSTDPSERLPYVLEHWKLQSEPLLDVGSPEKNT